The genomic window GGAGGAGAAGTAGTTGGAGCCGGTGTACTAGTTGACAGAAGTGCTGGGAAAATTAATTTAGGAGTTCCTACAGAAAGCCTGCTGTCTTTTGAAGTTCAATCTTATCCTCCGGAAGAGTGCCCTCTTTGTCAAGAGGGGATAGAATTAGTTAAGCCAGGCAGTAGAAAAGTATGATAAAAGAGCCCTGCAATTTAAGCTAATTTTAAAATTGCAGGGCATATTTTTAATTGTTACTGTTGTTGGTAAGTTTAGAAATTAGATCTTCTGTAGGAGTAATATAAATTGTTTGGTTATGTTCAAAAATTACCATGCCTGGTTTAGCCCCGGCAGGTTTTTTTACATATTTTTTTAAAGTATAGTCTACAGGAACTTGACTGGAGTGCTGGCCTTTACTGTAGTAAGCTGCTAAATGAGCTGCCTCGAGTAAGGTTTGGTCGGGAACTTTTTTCCCTTCAGTTTTGATGATCACGTGGGAGCCCGGTAGATCCTTTACATGAAGCCATAAATCATCGTCTTTAGCAAATTTAGTAGTTAACCAGTCATTTTGCTTATTATTTTTACCAATATAGATATGGAATCCTTCGCTTGAAGTGAAAACCAAAGGCTCTATTTTTTGCTGCTTTTCTATTTTGCTTTTCTTACCTGGCTTTAAATTAGGAGGAGAAATGTAATTGGCAGCAATCATTTCATTTTTAATTTCTGCTAATTCTGCCAGCTGTGTTGTTTGTTCTACACTTTGCAAGATACTATCTAAATAATTTATTTCTGCCAGCGTAAAATTGAGTTGCTCCTGTGCTTTAACAGCTCCTGCTTTAGCTTTATTATATTTTTTAAAATATGCTTGGGCATTCTGGACAGGAGAAAGTTCCGGGTTGACTTGGATTTGGACCTTTTTATTTTCCGGATGGTAAAAATTTTCTACAGTTATTACCTTTTCTCCTTTGGCAATGCGATAGATATTAGCTGTTAGGAGTTCACCATAAATCCGAAAGGGCTCTGCTTTTTTAGCTAGTGCTATTGTTTCTTCTTGTAGTAAACGTTTCTTGTGATTCTTTTCCAACTCCTTCTGCAGTACTTTGGCTAAAGTGTGCTTTTCTTTAGCCAAATCTTCCTTCTCTTGCTTTTCTTTAAAAAAAGCATCAAGTGCTTCGCTCATGGAAGGAAATTTTACGGCAGCAACATTAGCTAAGTGCTCCAAGTTCAGAAAGGAAAAATCTTTTGGCCCTTCATGATCATAATACAAGGTAGGTTTGGATTGTTTGGTGCTTACTAAAGTAGTTATTTGCTGTAATCCCTGCCAAAGCCTAGTTAAATCGTAATCACCTATGACATCAAGAACCACGTCTTGCTCCAATCCTGCCCGGAAAACTACTTCTCTGGCCAGTAAGGAGCTAAAACCGCTAAAGTTGTTGACTAAAGCTTTTTGTACCTTAATGTTATATTCGTTATTTAGTAAAACAGACCGAAATTTATCCTCAGTTAATTCCAAGGGATTTATTTTACC from Bacillota bacterium LX-D includes these protein-coding regions:
- a CDS encoding NFACT RNA binding domain-containing protein, translated to MAFDGFVMSTVKEELTDKLLAGRIDKIYQPNADLLILHIRQRSGNYKLVISTHAYNCRIHLTSVNFPNPLNPPIFCMVLRKHLEGGKIIALQQQNLERQLIITIEALDELGQLKAKQLVIEIMGKHSNVILLDKEKNTIIDGMKRYTHAVSRHREVLPGRTYIEPPNQGKINPLELTEDKFRSVLLNNEYNIKVQKALVNNFSGFSSLLAREVVFRAGLEQDVVLDVIGDYDLTRLWQGLQQITTLVSTKQSKPTLYYDHEGPKDFSFLNLEHLANVAAVKFPSMSEALDAFFKEKQEKEDLAKEKHTLAKVLQKELEKNHKKRLLQEETIALAKKAEPFRIYGELLTANIYRIAKGEKVITVENFYHPENKKVQIQVNPELSPVQNAQAYFKKYNKAKAGAVKAQEQLNFTLAEINYLDSILQSVEQTTQLAELAEIKNEMIAANYISPPNLKPGKKSKIEKQQKIEPLVFTSSEGFHIYIGKNNKQNDWLTTKFAKDDDLWLHVKDLPGSHVIIKTEGKKVPDQTLLEAAHLAAYYSKGQHSSQVPVDYTLKKYVKKPAGAKPGMVIFEHNQTIYITPTEDLISKLTNNSNN